CAAGTCTTCTGTTATACAATGGGAAAAGAGTAGTGGCAACAAAAATGCGCTTGGCGGAATTGCAAAACCAAAGCAGTGAAGTTTTAAATTCTCAAATTCAGAATGTGATTGCAGCGGTGATGACAAGTTATTATGATGTTGTCCGCCAGTTGAGTTACATGAATACGGTTCGGTTTTCTATCATTGCTTCTCAAAAACGTCTTGAAATTATCGAAGTAAGAAAAACGGCGGGAATGGCAAATAATGCGGATTTATTTCAGGCGCAGATCGATTTAAATACGCTTTCGCAGACTTTGACAAATCAACAACTGGCAGTAGATGTTTCTAAATCTGAATTATTAAGACTGCTGGCAATGGATCCAAAATCTCCGGTTGCTGTCAGAGATACAATTCTGGTAGATCAGACGATTAATATTGATAATGTTCTTGAAAAACTTGCCGTTAATGCAGATATAAAAGCAGCCGACAGCCAGATCAGAATTTCGGAATTAATTATTCGTGAAACTGCTGCGTTGCGTTATCCTACTGTTCGTTTAAACCTTGGATATAACTATACACGTGCCCAAAGTTCAGCAGGTTTTACGCTTTTGAACAAAGTTACTGCGCCAAGTGCAGGTGTTACCTTAAACGTTCCGATATATAACGGTGGCGCCTTTAAACGCCAGCAACAAGTTGCAGAAATCAATGCCAATTCAGCAAAATCTCAAAAACAGGTTCTGATTCGTGATTATTCTTCGCAAGCTGTGAAAATGTTCCAGACATACAAAAGTTCTTTAGAACAATTGGAATCTCAAAAAGCAAATTACAAATTAAGCCAGCAGCTTCTTGATCTGACATTACAGCGTTTCCAGTTAATTCAGGCAACTATTATTGATGTTAGAGAAGCTCAGCGTAGTTTTGAAGAAGCGGGTTATCGTTTGATCAACCTGAACTATGCAGCAAAATCTTCGGAAATTGAATTGAAAAGGTTGACAAATACATTGATGTTATAGTCTTTCCGATTTTCTTGTTATTAATATTTCCCAAACCACCTAAGCTATTTCAGGTGGTTTGATGCTTTAAGGAAAAGAGGAAAAAAGGTTAGTCGATTAATAAAATGCAAATCCGGGTTTATACCGTTACCTTTGCGTCAAACATAATAAGAAAGAATGCTTTTTATAGGAAAATATAACAACCTCACCATCCTTCGTGATACCAGCGTAGGTTTCTTTTTGGGTGATGTGGAAGGTGAAGAAGTACTGCTTCCCAATAAATACAAAACCGATGACATGCAGATTGATGACGTCATCAAGGTTTTTGTCTATAATGATTCAGAAGATCGTCCGGTTGCTACTACGGAAACACCAAAAATCGTACGTAACCAGTTTGCTAATCTTCGGGTAAAGGATGTTTCTGAACATGGGGCATTTTTGGACTGGGGTTTGGAAAAAGACCTTTTCGTGCCTTTCAGAGAACAAACCACGCCCATGGAAATTGATGAATGGCACGTTGTTTTTTTATATTTAGATCAGAAAACTTCACGCCTGATCGCAACCACCAAGCTCGACAGATATCTTGAAAACGAGCGTTTGCTGGTTAAGGAAGGCGATGAAGTAGATGTGCTTGTCTGGAAAAAAACAGATCTGGGCTACAATGTTGTAGTGAACCAGTTTCATAAGGGATTAATATATGCCAACGAAGTATTCAAGCCACTAAGCATTGGCGACAGCCTGAAAGGTTATATCAAAAAGATCAGAGACGAAAACAGACTGGATATCAGCTTGGAAAAACAGGGATATGCAAATGTTGTCGAACCTACCGGACAGCGTATTCTGGACGATCTGAAAAAGAATAACGGTTACCTGAATTTATCCGACAGCAGTGCTCCGGAAGATATTAACAAACAACTGGGAATCAGTAAAAAAGTCTTCAAAAAAGCAATCGGCGGCCTATACAAACAAGGGCTGATCCGAATCGCGGAAGACGGAATTTATTCGGTAGAAGGAGAATAATTTGTAGGTTACTCAGAGAACCACGGAGAAAAAGGAGAGGGCCACAGAGATTTATAAAAAATTCTCTGTGGCCCTCTCCTTTTTACTCTGTGTACCTCTATGTAACCTTCTACTTTTGACCGTATTTTTCTTTGTATTTGTCGTACAGTCGTTTTTGTTTGTCGTCCAGGTTTACCTTTCCTCCCTTGATAAATACCATGGAAACGGAATTTCCACGCATATCAAGCAAATCTCCACCTGTGACAATTAAAGAAGCCTGTTTACCTTTTTCAAGAGTCCCTACATATTGATCAATGCCCATAATTTCGGCGGCATTTTTTGTGATCAGCTGCAAAGCTTCGTCCGGTTTGATATCACTGAAGCCAGAAGAAGTGCCTGCCAAAAACGCAAGGTTACGTGTTCTCCACCATTCGTCAGAATAACTTATCGCTACTTTCACACCAGCTTTTGTCAAAATTCCAGGAAGTCCGTAAGGAAGATAAACGTCCTCGTCTATTGCATTTGGAAGACGGTGTGATTGGTTTAAAACAACAGGAATATTATTTTCTTTCAAAAACGCAGTGATTTTGTTTGACTGATCTCCGCCCACAATCACGATTTTTTTGATGCCAAATTCCTGAGCAAATTTCACCGATTCAATAATATCCTTTGCATAATCTGCGCGGATATAAAGGTTAGCTTTTCCTGCAAAAAGATCCTTCATCGCATCAAGACGAATGTTCATTGGAGAAGGTTTGCTAATTCCTGCATATCCCTTCGCCTCGGAAAAGGTAGTTCTGAACAAATCGATTGCTTCCTGACGTTTTTCATTCTTTTTCAACGAAATTGAAAAATCTTCATAATTGAAACTGGTGGACAAATACGGAGGCCAGTTAATCCAGATCCCGTCGTCTTTTTTCAAAACCGCATCTTCCCAGTTCCAGCCATCGGTATAGAAAACTGACGAAGATCCCGAAATAATTCCGCCCTGAGGAACCGCCTGAGACAATAAAATCCCCGTATTACGCAAAGTAGGTATAACTTCTGAATCCGTATTGTAAGCTACCAAGGCACGAACATGCGGGTTAATTTCACCAACTTCCGAGTAATCCAGTGTTGCACGTACAGAAGCGATTTCCTGGATACCTACGGTTGTATTCATGGAAATAATGCCGGGAAAAATATGCTTTCCTTTAACATCAATTACCTCAACATTGCTTGTTGTGGCGGAAGTCGCCGGCCCTACCTGCGTAATGATACCTTTATCAAAAGAAATCGCGCCGTTTTCTATCACTTGTCCATTTCCCAAATGGATGGTTGCGCCGGTTAAAACAATCGGTCTGGTTTGCGGTTTCGCCGGAGCCGGATTCTGCGCAAAACCTGAGGTGGCAAGGCAGAAAACAGCTGCAAAATTTAGCAGTACTGAATTCAGCTTTATATATTTTGTTGTTTTCATAAGACAATTTTGAATGAGTAAATGATGGAAGAATTAATCAGAAATCTTTTATTTTCCTTCCTCATGTTCCGCATGAATTCCGATAATATCTTCGCAGTGCCACATACGAGGCATAGTCATTGGCGCCTTTTGTGTTGGCTTGCCATCTGCCTTGTCACTCAGCATTTTCTGAATCAAGCGTTCACGTTCTGCGGCTACTTTTGCCTGTTTTGCGACGTCTTCCTTACGATCAAAATAAACAGCACCTTCAATCATTGTAAATTCAGGGCGTGCATAAATCGACAAAGGATGTGTGCTCCAAAGTACAAGATCAGCATCTTTTCCAGCTTTAATACTACCCAATCTATTATCTACATGCAGAAGTTTCGCTGGATTTAATGTTACCATTTTCCATGCTTCTTCTTCCGGCACGCCACCAAATACAACGGTTTTTGCAGCTTCCTGATTTAATCTTCTGGCCATTTCGGCATCATCGGAGTTAATCGCAACGGTAACACCTTCATGATACATCAAGGCCGCATTGTAAGGAATCGCTTCTTTTACTTCCATTTTGTATGCCCACCAGTCAGCAAAAGTTGATCCGCCAATATTTCGGGTCTTCATTTTGTCGGCCATTTTGTAACCTTCCAAAATGTGTGTGAAAGTATTGATCTTAAATTTCAGCGAATCAGCTACGTGCATCAGCATATTTATTTCCGACTGTACATAAGAGTGACAGGTTATGAAACGCTGGTTGTCAAGAATTTCAGCCAGAGCTTCCAGTTCAAGATCACGACGAGGAACTTCCAGACCTGTTTTTTTCGAAGCGCTGTTATAATCTTTCCATCCTTTCGCATATTCTTTTGCACGCGTGAAATGGTCATAATAAACCTGCTCAACACCCATTCTTGTTTGTGGGAAACGAACACGTGCAACATCTCCCCAGTTGGATTGTTTTACGTTTTCACCCAAAGCGAATTTGATTGTTTTAGCTTCCGGAATCAGCATTTCTGATTGTGTAGCGCCCCATTTCAATTTCACCAAAGCACTTTGTCCGCCTATTGCATTGGCAGAACCATGAAGCAAATGTGAGGTAGTAACACCACCAGCCAGCTGACGGTAAATATTTACATCATCAGGATTGATCACATCACTCATCCGAACTTCGGCAGAACTTGTTTGAGAACCTTCGTTGATGGCAAACAACGCAATGTGCGAATGCTCGTCGATAATCCCGTTTGTTAAATGTTTTCCTGTTCCGTCCACCGTACGCGCACCAGAAGGAGCTGACAATCCTTTTCCAACTTTCGCAATTTTTCCATTTTGGATAATCACGTCAGCATTTTGTAAAACACCGTCTTTTTCATTAGTCCAAACCGTTGCATTTTTCACAAATACGGTTTCAGATTTTGGAAGCTGTTCATTTCCAAATCCAACAAAAGGATATATTACCGGTCCGGTTTCTTTAATTTTTGCAACAGCCGTATCTTTCTTAGCTACTGATTTGTAAGGCTCTGTTAAAGTTGCGCTCCATGTAAGCGGCGAACCATCCGGCATCACACCTTCACCAGCCAAGCCTTTTCCGGCAATCCATCCTGTTAATCTTACAGTTCCCGGCGTTTTCTTTTCAGGTTGATAGGTCAGCGTCAGCAGATCATTGGCAAGCATTACTTTTGGCGTAACTTTTACCGTATCTTTTATCGTGATTTTGTAATCAGGTTTGTCGACAGAACCAGATATTTCAATCTTTCCGGTTGCCGCTTTATTGATCGAAAACGAATAGGTTCCGCGAAGATCAGGCGCATCAATTGGTGCAAGAATAAATTTCTTTCCCTGAATCCAGTTTTCATAAATCACATTATCCTTACTGAACAAATCTTCAGACGTGATCAGGAAATTAGCAAGCATACCCGCTTTCAAACTTCCCACCTGTCCTTCTGCTTTTATCAAACGAGCAGGCGTCGTTGTTAAAGCTTCAAGTGCTTTTTCTTTTGGCAAACCATATTCAATAGCTGAACGGATTTTAGACCAGAAATCAGATTTATTTTTCAAATCAGCAGCTGTAAAAGCAAAAGTAATTCCGCTTTTAGTAAGAACAGAAGCATTAGCAGGAGCCATTTCCCAATGTTTCAACTGCGCGACTGAGATTGCGTCTGCATCCCATGGATCTGTAACGTCATAAGCTGCCGGGAAATCCAATGGTAAAATCAATGTGGCTTTACTTGCTTTTACTTCTTCCAGACGCTGATATTCATCCCCGCCACCTTTGATAATATACTGCGTTCCAAATTCGTCTCCGATCTTGTCGGCACGAAGCAGGCTATACTTATCATTGGTTTCAAAAAATGAGGGCAAAGTTTTTATCTGATTGAAAGCTTCCAGCGAAAGGTTTGTTTCCTTCGCTTTTCCGCCTTTTGCATACCAGTCAGCATCATAATAATTCTGGCGAAGCAATGCTACCGCACCCATTCCGGATGAAGGATAATTTTGGCCAGACGTTCCTTTGCTAAATGAAAAATGAGCTGATGCTTTTCCATTCAAAAGTGCTTTGTTGGCAGATTCGTCGGTAAGCGTTACCACAGCACCACTTCCTCTTACAATCCCGTCGTGCGAATAAGTCAATACGGTTCCAAAACCGATTTTACGTAAATCACCACCTTTTTTGGCATCAGGACTAAAAACCTGGCTTGCATCATTTTCTGGTTGTACAGCCTGATTCCAGCCAAAAGCACCTTTTTTATTTGATTCCAGCTGTGGAGTCTGACGCCCGCGTCCTCTGGCTTCATTTTTCACTTCCGGCATTCCGTAATCAGAATCCAGATCAATTAAAGATGGGTAAATGTATTTTCCTTTAAGGTCGATCACCACAACACCGGATGGAATTTTCACCTGCTTGCTCACTTCCCGGATAATTCCGTTTTCGATGAGCAGGGTACCATTGGGAATTGTTGTTTTGGAATCGACTACAATGTTTGCATTCGTGAATGCGTACCGCCCTGTTCTTTCATCATAAGTACCATTGCGTGGAAAAGTTTCCTGGGCATGGCACAACGAAGTTAAGGTCAGTCCAAACACTAACGTTGATAATTTTTTCATCATAGAAATAGGAGTTTTGGAAAAGAATAACAGTTTATTGATAATAAGG
The nucleotide sequence above comes from Dyadobacter subterraneus. Encoded proteins:
- a CDS encoding CvfB family protein — translated: MLFIGKYNNLTILRDTSVGFFLGDVEGEEVLLPNKYKTDDMQIDDVIKVFVYNDSEDRPVATTETPKIVRNQFANLRVKDVSEHGAFLDWGLEKDLFVPFREQTTPMEIDEWHVVFLYLDQKTSRLIATTKLDRYLENERLLVKEGDEVDVLVWKKTDLGYNVVVNQFHKGLIYANEVFKPLSIGDSLKGYIKKIRDENRLDISLEKQGYANVVEPTGQRILDDLKKNNGYLNLSDSSAPEDINKQLGISKKVFKKAIGGLYKQGLIRIAEDGIYSVEGE
- a CDS encoding TolC family protein, with protein sequence MNPLKNLNSSFKIAIFLLLTGSSAMSHQAPADSLITLDDAIAIALKNSLEIQIAKNDVEANTLLNNYGVAGGLPTIAGTASNVEQIQNITQELQTGPGTKRRGADGNNTNAGITASLLLYNGKRVVATKMRLAELQNQSSEVLNSQIQNVIAAVMTSYYDVVRQLSYMNTVRFSIIASQKRLEIIEVRKTAGMANNADLFQAQIDLNTLSQTLTNQQLAVDVSKSELLRLLAMDPKSPVAVRDTILVDQTINIDNVLEKLAVNADIKAADSQIRISELIIRETAALRYPTVRLNLGYNYTRAQSSAGFTLLNKVTAPSAGVTLNVPIYNGGAFKRQQQVAEINANSAKSQKQVLIRDYSSQAVKMFQTYKSSLEQLESQKANYKLSQQLLDLTLQRFQLIQATIIDVREAQRSFEEAGYRLINLNYAAKSSEIELKRLTNTLML
- a CDS encoding amidohydrolase family protein, with the translated sequence MMKKLSTLVFGLTLTSLCHAQETFPRNGTYDERTGRYAFTNANIVVDSKTTIPNGTLLIENGIIREVSKQVKIPSGVVVIDLKGKYIYPSLIDLDSDYGMPEVKNEARGRGRQTPQLESNKKGAFGWNQAVQPENDASQVFSPDAKKGGDLRKIGFGTVLTYSHDGIVRGSGAVVTLTDESANKALLNGKASAHFSFSKGTSGQNYPSSGMGAVALLRQNYYDADWYAKGGKAKETNLSLEAFNQIKTLPSFFETNDKYSLLRADKIGDEFGTQYIIKGGGDEYQRLEEVKASKATLILPLDFPAAYDVTDPWDADAISVAQLKHWEMAPANASVLTKSGITFAFTAADLKNKSDFWSKIRSAIEYGLPKEKALEALTTTPARLIKAEGQVGSLKAGMLANFLITSEDLFSKDNVIYENWIQGKKFILAPIDAPDLRGTYSFSINKAATGKIEISGSVDKPDYKITIKDTVKVTPKVMLANDLLTLTYQPEKKTPGTVRLTGWIAGKGLAGEGVMPDGSPLTWSATLTEPYKSVAKKDTAVAKIKETGPVIYPFVGFGNEQLPKSETVFVKNATVWTNEKDGVLQNADVIIQNGKIAKVGKGLSAPSGARTVDGTGKHLTNGIIDEHSHIALFAINEGSQTSSAEVRMSDVINPDDVNIYRQLAGGVTTSHLLHGSANAIGGQSALVKLKWGATQSEMLIPEAKTIKFALGENVKQSNWGDVARVRFPQTRMGVEQVYYDHFTRAKEYAKGWKDYNSASKKTGLEVPRRDLELEALAEILDNQRFITCHSYVQSEINMLMHVADSLKFKINTFTHILEGYKMADKMKTRNIGGSTFADWWAYKMEVKEAIPYNAALMYHEGVTVAINSDDAEMARRLNQEAAKTVVFGGVPEEEAWKMVTLNPAKLLHVDNRLGSIKAGKDADLVLWSTHPLSIYARPEFTMIEGAVYFDRKEDVAKQAKVAAERERLIQKMLSDKADGKPTQKAPMTMPRMWHCEDIIGIHAEHEEGK
- a CDS encoding amidohydrolase family protein; the encoded protein is MKTTKYIKLNSVLLNFAAVFCLATSGFAQNPAPAKPQTRPIVLTGATIHLGNGQVIENGAISFDKGIITQVGPATSATTSNVEVIDVKGKHIFPGIISMNTTVGIQEIASVRATLDYSEVGEINPHVRALVAYNTDSEVIPTLRNTGILLSQAVPQGGIISGSSSVFYTDGWNWEDAVLKKDDGIWINWPPYLSTSFNYEDFSISLKKNEKRQEAIDLFRTTFSEAKGYAGISKPSPMNIRLDAMKDLFAGKANLYIRADYAKDIIESVKFAQEFGIKKIVIVGGDQSNKITAFLKENNIPVVLNQSHRLPNAIDEDVYLPYGLPGILTKAGVKVAISYSDEWWRTRNLAFLAGTSSGFSDIKPDEALQLITKNAAEIMGIDQYVGTLEKGKQASLIVTGGDLLDMRGNSVSMVFIKGGKVNLDDKQKRLYDKYKEKYGQK